GAGGCCACTACACCCATTCTATGAGAATGTGAGACAGATGAACTGAAGTTCACTCCAATCGTTGttccataaaacaaacacacacacacacacacacacacacacacacacacacagatgagacccacaggtggagaaggccttatACTTCCACCTAATGATGGAACTCTCAGAATGGAGGAAACACTTTTACAACAAGAGAAAAGGATCCCTGAGATGgttaaaaaactaaatatcacACCAAAAAATACATCATATTATTGGTAAAGACGTTCTAACAATTAAGATTAAGGACTTGAGAAGGGTCACAGAAGAAATTAACAATTTCTACATTCTCAAGTAAGGAAATTTTTAGGCAATAAAATTGTGCAGTTGTGAGTCCAAAAGGCTAAACAAAAAAGTACAAAACCAAGAAGCCACAGAGTCAGGGGTTCATAGTGATTGGATAATGTAATGGGTGACAGATGACCACAAAgtggtcataggccatcacattCAGAAGTGTACCATCCATACAtccaaaaaggataaaaagagacATCTGAGTCAGGCAGCCCACATAGGAAATGACTCTGCTGTAAGTTTGGATGTTCACAGTCATCTTTGGGACTGTGGTGGAGATAAAACCAatgtcagccaaggacaggttggagaggaagaagtacatggggggagggtggaggtgggagtcagagctgacagccaggatgatgagcaggttcccgaGCACTGTAACCAGATACATGGACCAGAACAGCCCACAGAGGATGGGCTGTAGGTCTGGATCATCTGAGAACCCGTGAGATAGAATTCTCAGACATGTGTCAGATTTTGTGGTTCTCTATTGCTTGGACACcttttgaaaaaggaaagagggTTTGGAATAAAGAAGCATGTGCCAGCATGTAGCAGTGTGTCTATATTTTGAATTCAAGCAATTCAATAGAAAATTTCTTGCATTTAAAACCATACACCTTCTACCATATTTCCTAGTTAGGAAAAACcaatttttagaatgttttcattataaatattttaaattttaaaatcatttattattattattattattattattattattattattattcacctGTTTCTAATCTTACTTATATTAGACTGCAGTTCAGATGTTGCATGCTCCACAAAGACACAAGTGTTAAAGGATGAACCCTATGGTGGTGCTCTTGGGAGTTGTTAGAACATAAAGAGATGGGTACTAGTGGGTGCTTTGTGTGGTTGAGAGCTTGCTCTGGAACGGGATAGAGGGACCCCATctgcctcctctttctctccatttttttttcctggctatACAGTAAGAATTTTTCTCTATTGCTTTCTCCCAACATGATATGTCGCCTGATCACAGACTCAAAACAATAGGGTTCAATTAATCCTGGGTTGAACCTTCTAAATCTGTGAGCTAAAACCATGCCTTTCTTATTATAACCTGTTATTTCAGGTATTTGCTGGTTAACCCAGAGATACTCTACTGAAGATTAAGTCCAACAACATCAGAGATATCAAATTCATATTCATTGTAATATGTATCTAAGACCCTAAATACAGTatatagaataataaatatccCTATTCCTTTAATAAGATAAACAATTCTaattaaaagacattaaaaagtgatcaaaaatcaatttattgtatttttacaaATTCCCTTGGCTTAGAATAGTTATATACATACTACAAGAGCCACacctgtgttgttgttgttgttgttattattattattattattattattataaagaattaCCACAAAGTCCAAGCATCATAATCACAAAGTATGCTCTTTTTCCTGTTAAATTCAAAGTTTTCATAATTCTTTCACTTTTAGGATTTTGCTTCTTCATGGAAATAATTGTTCACTCAAATATGTGGATTGTCTTTAGAAGTCACTTAATACACAATCCTCACCCTTTGTCTTCagtatatttcaaattttgagaaatatgtaCATAACCATGTGTACAATTATCAAGTATCCCAGACCACATAGATGGCATTAGTGTACCACATATGTTAATAAttcaacaaaagtaaaaactttAGAACAGATTTTTTCATTGCGTTATATTATACAGGTTTGTTTGAATTAATTCCTTGTAATCAGAGGAATGCATCTTGTCTGGTCATTATTTGctattctgtatatttttttgtatttttttaaactctgtaaTTCACAGTGGACTGTTAAAACTGCTTCATTTTACAATCATGCTTAGCATACTGGGAGCCCCCCAAACCAGATTTGAAACAGCCTTCAAAACCTAGTTCAAAGGTTTCACATCATTGCTGTCACAGGGATTAGACATTCTCTTACTTCATCTACCTGAAGCACACTCACTTTCATCATTTTGAATGGTCACATAATTATTTaactggaaaaatatataaaagattcaAAGAATAAACATACCTGAACCAATTCCTCATGTGTTAAATTAGCACAATAATTAGACCTAAATAGTTATAAATGATtgaaacagtatttttttaatatttaaatttcttaaacCAAGTGATTCTCAAGAGCAATGGATCCATGTATTTACCAAAGATATTTCAAATATACTGATACTGTGGCTCTGAATAGAATGAATTTAATCAGATACAGCTGATATTTAAGACTCTTGATGGATAGAAAAAAAACCTGCCATAGAAAATTGTCCAACACTTAAAAAACGATCACTTAATAATATCTATTATTGTTCTCATCAATATCCACCCTGTATATTAAACACATAAACATTAATAATATTTGCCTCACCTCATATTTTGTAGAAATTTGTACTAATACCAGTAAAGCTTTTGTTTCACAGGGGTCTTTGCAtgatcatatttctttctttttttttttaattagctacacatgacattacaatgatcttgacaattcatacagttgaatcaaatggggtataatttctcatttttctgattgtacagattgtagaatcacattggtcatacagtcacctatatacatacagcaatcataatgtctattttattctgctgcccttcctatcccccattcccctcccctcccctcccatcacttctctctacccaatctaatgtaacacactttttcttttttttttctactcacaacatcatacatgtattctgtataacaatgagggtctccttccatattctgtgcaattcccctcctccctccttttccctcccacctctcttccctaatTAGTGGTAATCTTcctctcatgttcttcctccctaccccattttgaatcaccccccttatatcagagaagacattcagcatttgttttttaggggttggctaacttcacttagcataatctgctataatgccatccatttccctgcaaatgccatgagcATGATCATATTTTTATGTAGACATTTCCCTCAAAACAAGGTTTTTGTAAATGTGGTGGGTAGATTTTCCTGTCATAGTTTCCACAACATTACTATGGATTTGTATACCATGAACAGTATCCCACACAAGTTTTCACTAAAGTGATCTTAGTACCATAGCATTGTGTTTGAATCTCTCTGTAAGGAACATATAtctacttcaaatatttttagtgcacAACATTATCTGCAGGAAATGCATACTTTTTCCAgttaatcattttatatttctatattttaatatacatctAATAAATTTAGAACACTTATTAAAAGTTTTCCTACAAAGTACCCAAAGCTCTTTTAAATCATACCAATTATacctaaaacaaaattatatgcaTGAATATTTTAAGTCTGGGGTACACACCTGCTTTAAACACTTTCGAGGATGCATCATCTGACAGAGCAACCTCACTTTGCACTTTGCATGTCAGTGTACTATTGTAGTGCTCCATGTAGTCagctcacaatagccaagataatCAGCCAAAGTATCATTGGTGAACATGTAGTATATGtacacaattaaatattattcagaTATGAAAAAGAGTAATTTGTGGCAATATGGATTTAACTAGAGGAcatcaagtaaaaaaaaagtcaagcatGGAAAGACAGACAATTCTCACTTGCATGTGGAAGACggaaatgtaaatttaatttaaatggaGAGTAGAGTGGGGGCTCCCAAGGCTAGGGAGTATAAGGGAGTATTGAAGGGAAATAGAAAGAGGTTTTTTTTATTGAGTACAAAAATACCcttatgaaagagaaataagtTCTTGctttctatagcacagtaggatGACTACAGCTAACaataattaattgtatattttaaagcaGCTAAAGCAGGATTTTAGATatttccaacacaaagaaatgctCAATCTTTGAAGTGATGGACATGCAAATTGtcctgatttgatcattccacattgtatacatgtattaaaatatcacactgtatccTGTAAAAACTGAACAGTGGATTTCATTTGGCATATTGGTGCATGTACATAACATAACATGCTCAGTATTAATCTCCAATGCCTCCCCttaccttccctcctccctctccctgatccCCTTCATCTACCCAAATCAGTTTCCTGACTACTTtcatgatatgatttttttttctttttcctctagcttcacatatgagacaaaacatatgatacttgtctttctgtctctggCTTATTTCTCTGAACATGTTACTGTCCACTTTCATCCATTTtactgcaaataacataatttcattcttctttagacCTTAAAAAAattgcctatatatatatatcatattttctttataaatcttttGTCAACAGGAACCTATACTGATTCCacaacttggctattatgaattgagctgtaCATATTAACTTCTTTCATGTCTTCAATTTTtagagaacattttcattttatttccattctttatagtggtaaaaatacatgaaaaaatcaccatttttagGTTCACAGTTACTGTGGAATTGATTATATTCACATTCTTGTTCAATATCATCATCATGCATTTGTACAAAATTTTCCAATTCCCAAACTGAGCATTTGTGCGTACTTTTAAAAGTCCCTATTCCTCTATCTCCAGTCAGCGTCCAACAACATTCTGCTGTGAAACAAGAAGAGGAATTAAGCACACAAACTGCAAATTAACATGCTGGGACGACAGTTCTATGACCTTAGTTTGGCTGCCTTTTCCAAACTAGATTCCTAATGGATGCCACAGGACCTGAGGTTCAACTGTTCTGCTGTGGAGCCTCCTcatgtccctgttcctcaggtTGTAGATGAAGGAATTTGGCATAAGAGTGATCACAGCGTGCATCACTGAAGCTTCCGCACTGCTTCTGGGAGAATGTGATACAATTGAACCAATGTACACCCCAAGATTATCtcataaagtaagaaaaaatgcCAAGTGAGACCCAAAGGTGGAGAAGGCTTTATACTTCTCACCTGGTGATGGAGTTCTCTGAACAATGGAATGGAGAATtttataataagagaaaaaggaTCCTTGAGATGGGTTCTTGCAATAATTGCAAGATATTTCACCAAGAAAATAAACGACTATGCTATTAGTGAAAGTGTCAGAACAGGCAATATTGATAAATGGAGAAGGATGGCGGAAGAAGTTGGAATTTCCCacttacttaaaataataaattgtacaGCAAACCATTTTTGCAGCCAGGAGTCCAAAAGGCTGACCAAAAATAATACTACAACTAAGAAGACTAAGTAAAGGGTGCAAAATTCAgacattatatttaaattaatgttcAGTCTTCAGTGATGTCCATCCCCAGTAATTTTTCATCCtccaaaactaaaattttgtatccattttaaaataatcccatTCTTCCTTCTCCAAAATATTACTGCCTCCGTACTATGAAACATGATGATAATTAAAGCATACAAAGTACAAAACTAATGTGACCCAGGAGACATGATTCACGTGTCTACATGTTTACTTGTGCTGTATTTCCAAACTATATTCCAAATGGAAACCACAGGTCCTTAGATTAGACTGTGCTGCTGTGGAGCTTCCTCAGGGTTCTTCtaatgtccctgttcctcaggctgtagatgaagggaTTCAGCATAGGAGTAACCACTGTGTACATCACTGAGGCCACTGCACCCTTTCTGGGAGAATTTGATACAGCTGATCCAACATACACTCCAAAGCCTGTTCCATAAAACAAGCAAACTACTGAgaggtgagacccacaggtggagaaggctttgtacttcCCACCTGAGGATGGGATTCTCATAAtggaggaaataattttatagtaagaGTAAAAGATTCCTGAGATGGGAAAGAAACCAGAGATGGTGACAACAAAACACATTACTATATTATTGATAAAAGTATCAGAACATGAAAGATTAAGAAGTTGAGAAGGGTCACAGAAGAAGTTAGCAATTTCCATATCCTTGAAGTAAGGAAGTTGTAAAACAATCAAATTGTGCAACAGTGAGTCCAAAAGGCTAACTAAGAAAGACATCAACACTAAGGAGACACAGCGATGAGGGTTCAAGATGACTGAATAATGCAGagggtggcagatggccacaaaccggtcataggccatcacagtcaGAAGCATATCATCCATACAtccaaaaatgataaaaagagacATCTGTGTCAGGCAGCCCATGTAGGAGATGACTCTGCTGTGAGTCTGGATGTTCACAATCATCTTTGGAACCATAGTGGAGATGAAACAGATGTCTGTCAAAGATAGGTTGGcaaggaagaagtacatgggggtgtggaggtgggagtcagagctgacagccaggatgatgagcaggttcccaagcactgtgaccaggtacatgaACAGGAATAGTCCAAAGAGAATGGGTTGAAGTTGTGGATCTTCCGAGAGTCCTAGGAGATGGAATTCTGAGAGATGTGTTACATTTTGTGGTCCTTTATTGTTTGGACACCTTTTGAGAAAGAAAAGCCAATGGGAAAAAGAAGAGGCACCAAGAGTTCTGTATATATCTTAAATTCAATTATTCAACCTTCCACACTTGTGTTCCATGACTTTTagaaacatttctaatttttgacatatccagttttcctagaacTCTTTCATTATTTGTATCTGTGTTATTTACCTCTTGTTCACAACTACTTTAGAGACACTCACTATGTAATGTTAGATGACCAAGCACATTACACACAACAAGTTCATGATCCCAGTTAAATAACAACCAACTGTTTaagataaaatagagaataagaCATATTCTTTCATATTGAAAGAACTTTAGCCTGTGGAATACATCTCATTTTATTCAACAACAATGGTGTAAGTTCAATTAACTTAGAATATTTGTAAACAAACTATGTTCTAGAAATGAAATATCTGCACATCAAATAAAAGTTGGctgtttgtaatttaaaaaaaaaacttgccagTTATCTGTTAGCAAATAAATCCACTGTTCTTTGATTTTTCCAATTTCCCTCCTTCAAGGATATACTTGACCTGTCAAATATAGTTTATCtcctaaaaatcatttaatatataaattttatcctCTAGGGCCTTCCAATCTGCTTAATTGTTTTGCTGATCATAAACCTTCTTACATCTTAGCACCTCAACATCAGGAAGAGTCCCAAACCCTAGGTTTGAGTCCCCACTTTCTTATGTTTAGATTTTCACATCAATCCTTCCTAACATATGTATTGCAATTGTCTCACTTCAACTACCAAAAGGCAAGTCAAGTTCATTAATTTGTCAACTCTGATTTAATTGGAGAAAACTGTAAAGAAAAGAATAGGACACCTCTGGCGAATTTTCTGATTTGCATAATGGAGGTGAAAATTACATACCATATAGGGTTGTTACAAGGAagtgtttaaaaatcttttgtatTGTATAAACTAGTATTTCTCAGTTTCATTTATCAATACATTTATTggctaactttttaaaatattcagatacAGTGACTACAAACCAAATTAATTCAATCATACTATCTGCATGTGAAGTTCCTCATGACCCTTTTCTACAGTAGAGTTGAGAATCACTGCCTTTGTGCACTTCAAAAAAGCTTCatagtaataatttttattaatgtcaATAATATTCACTAcccccattaaaataaaaataatatattattcaaaaataatatttaaatgttttattggtGTATATTAATTATGCAGAATAGTGGGTTCTTTGTGGCATttttacacatgcacacaatttgACCAATTTCACTCCCCAGTCCTCCCTTACCTTCTCACCTCTCCAATTTCCTTCTTCTACACTAATGGCCTCACTTCTGTTTTAGTGAGATCCCTATTACCCTTTATAGCTTCCacatagaaaacataaaacacttGTCTTTCTAAGTCTGtcttactttgcttaacatgatactTTCAAGTTCCATCAGGTTtccagaaaatgacataatttcatttttctttttggcttaaaTTTCTATTCTGTAGTCACATTACATTCAAAAATCATATTTGATAAAAGATTTGATGGTTGTCCATGAAatttcagtttttcatatctAACAAGATTACATTCTCCTGCTCTTCTGTCCCCCCAAAGCAACTAATAACAGGAATTTAGTTAGTGTATTTTTCTGTCACTCTCCTCATGTCCTATTGACTTATGTGTCCATGAACAGCATTTGAGAAAACTTCCTAAAGGAACTAAAACCCATTTCTCCTGAAATGTGCTAGTTTTCAGTGACGTGTTTACTTACATGTTTCTATAAAGTGCATATAGCTACTTCAAATACTTTAAATTACTTACAGCATTATCTGGGAAggaatatcatttaattttttatcattatgacatcttttcaaaattcttattcTCCCTATATCACAAGTGAGAATTTCTATGTAATATGTGTGTATTAGATAATGGTTGACTTCCAATAATTGAGACATGTACAGTTTTACTATTAATCACGTGTATCATTTCAATAGAATATTAGTTACTATCAATATATTCTCTTATTGTTAAGATACACCATAAAAAATATCCCTGCAGTAGGCCTAATAATAATCATTCCATGGTGTCATGCTAATAGATTTCATCTCCTATAGGAATATTATTTCCATTGGCTACAGTAGAGGAGGGAGACAAGTAGGGAGGCAAGAAATGAACATCTTGATTTCACACCATTAACCTTCTATAATCTGTAGAATGTGTATAAATC
This genomic interval from Marmota flaviventris isolate mMarFla1 chromosome 1, mMarFla1.hap1, whole genome shotgun sequence contains the following:
- the LOC114107537 gene encoding olfactory receptor 7E178-like, whose protein sequence is MTQQTQSVTKCPNNKGPQNVTHLSEFHLLGLSEDPQLQPILFGLFLFMYLVTVLGNLLIILAVSSDSHLHTPMYFFLANLSLTDICFISTMVPKMIVNIQTHSRVISYMGCLTQMSLFIIFGCMDDMLLTVMAYDRFVAICHPLHYSVILNPHRCVSLVLMSFLVSLLDSLLHNLIVLQLPYFKDMEIANFFCDPSQLLNLSCSDTFINNIVMCFVVTISGFFPISGIFYSYYKIISSIMRIPSSGGKYKAFSTCGSHLSVVCLFYGTGFGVYVGSAVSNSPRKGAVASVMYTVVTPMLNPFIYSLRNRDIRRTLRKLHSSTV